The Moorena producens PAL-8-15-08-1 genomic interval CCGCACCAGGGTAGGAGACGATATGCTGGCTTCGGAATGGAAATACATCCCCGTGCGCCGACTAGCATTATACCTAGAAGAAACCTTGTATCGCAATACCCAATGGGCTGTATTTGAACCCAATGACGAACCCCTGTGGTCCCAACTGCGATTGAATATCGGCGCGTTTATGCAAAATCTCTTCAAGCAAGGAGCATTTCAAGGCAGTTCCCCCAAGGACGCTTACTTTGTCAAGTGTGACAAGGAAACAACGACTCAGTACGATATAGACCGGGGGATTGTCAACATCCTAATTGGATTTGCCCCCCTCAAGCCCGCAGAATTCGTAATACTCAAGTTCCAACAAATAGCAGGACAATCATAAAGAGGAAACCATGGCTCAATTTTCAGTAAATGCAGAACGATTTGACCCCTATAAAAACTTCAAATTTCGGGTCAAATGGGATGGGAACTACGTAGCAGGAGTTAGTAAAGTTGGTGCCTTAAGTCGGAGCACCGAAGTGATAGAACATCGCACAGGGGGAGACCCCAGCAGTTCCCGATTATCCCCAGGACAAACTAAGTACGAAGCAATTACATTAGAACGGGGGGTAACCCACGACCCAGCCTTTGAACAATGGGCTAATAAGGTCTGGAACTACGGTTCCGGTTTGGGATCGGAAGTGTCCTTGAAGGACTTCCGCAAGGATATCATTATCGAGGTGATGAACGAAGCCGGACAGGTAGCGATCGCTTATAAAGTATATCGCTGCTGGGTATCGGAATTCCAAGCATTACCAGAGTTGGATGCAAGCGGCAACGAAATCGCAATCCAGAGCATTCAACTGCAAAATGAAGGATGGGAACGTGACTATGACGTGACGGAACCGACAGAACCCAGTTTCACTGAACCGGCATAGATATAGCGCTACGCGCGAGGGCAAGAGGCAAGAGGCAAGAGGCAAAAGTTGACGTGCATTAGCTTTTGCTGCTTTTATCAATGTCAAACACCTTAATGCGTAGTCCTATAAAAGGAAGGCTGATGGGCAAAAAGAATCGGATTAAAAAATTAGTAGACCTCTGGCAAAAATAAATATGAAATCAAAATCTATCCCTTTTATCTTTTGCCTTTTGCCTTTTGCCTTTTGCCTTATAATCACCAAGGTTGATGAGACTTATAAAAGAGGTCTAGTGTAGTCCAATGCGACCACTAACAGCAAATGAGCTAATACGTTGTTGGGAAATAGGACAGAGTCAACATCCCCTGGACAGGGCGTTGACTCTTTTGAGTTTTGCTTGTCCGGAAAAGCCGAGGGCAACCCTGGCTACTATGAGTATCGGACAGCGGGACGCTTATTTATTAACCCTACGAGAAATCACCTTCGGGGAGCAAATGAATAGTTGGGTAAACTGTCCCGAATGTAGCGAACGGTTAGAGTTTACCATGAAAACATCCCAGATGCGCTTGGTAGAACTGCGGGAACCAGAAGCAGAACAGTATATAATCAACGTCGGGGAGTGGGAGTTGCACTATAGATTGCCGAATAGCTGGGACTTGGCTGGAATAGTGGGAAGCAAAGATGATGAGAAAGCGGCCAGACAGCTGAGGCAAAACTGTTTGGTGGGAGCAAGCCGATGGGGACAAAAGTGGGGGTATAATGACCTGCCAGAGGACGTGATCGAAAAAATGGTAGAGGCAATAGCAGCAGCAGACCCCCAAATAGAAATACTATTAGATCTAGATTGTCCAGCTTGCAGTCACAATTGGCAGGTAATGTTAGATATAGTTTGGTTTATTTGGAAAGAAATCAGTGCCAAAGCCCAGAGGATTCTCGAGGAAGTACACCTGTTAGCCCGATTTTATGGATGGCGAGAGGCGGATATCTTATCTATGAGTACGCTCCGACGACAATATTATTTAAGTTTAGTGGGCTAATGGCAGATTTATTTACCAGACTGGCAAGACGGACCTTGGGGTTAATGCCCGTAGTGCAACCCCGAATAGCTTCGCGGTTTGCTCCAGAAGAGGCGATGGCCAGTGAAAATGCCAATCTAGAAATACCTAGCCTGTTTGAGGGTGATCCGAGTTTAAGGTCACAAGAAAAAGAGAAAAGGAACAGAGAAAAAAACGCGATCGCACCAACAAATAATCCAATAACAAATGAGCCCATCACTACTGACCTTCAGTTAGAGAGAATGGAGGAAATTCAAGAGTTGGTAGGTAGAGAAAAGATTGGGGAGAGAAGCAGAGGGATAGAGTTAGAAAAAATACAAAGGGTAGAGAGTAACTCTGGAGATATAGGGGGAGATATAACAGAAAATAAAGAGTCACTTGGGGAAAGGGTAACGAAGGAAGTGCGAGAGCTAGAAACAAGAAGAGAATTAAAAGAAATTTCCAGAGAAAGTCCGGATGCGATCGCTTCCCAAGAGGGAGAATATAAACGGTCTGCGAAGCCTTTAAAACCAAAAGAGTTAGGGAAGAACAAGGAGAGCGATTTTCCAACAGAAGAAGTCTTAAAGTCCAGTCGAGAAACCAGGGAAATTGATCAAAAAGTAAGCTCGTTAGAGGGGGTAATTAGAGGAAATGAATCCGACTATAGAGAGTTAGAAAGCCCTGAAAGAAGTAAAGGGTTAAACAACAGGAAAAAAAACGCGATCGCACCAGGGGAAGACCTTACTCCACGGGACGTGGTATCAAGAAACGTGAACCCACCAGCAGTGGAGAGAGTTAGAGAGTTAGAAAGTCAAGCTCCTAACACTAGAGAAGTCAAACAGTTGGGGAGAAATGAGCAGAACGATTCCCCAATAAAAGACGTTTTAACGTCGGTTCGAGAAACTAGAGAGGTCGGGCAAAACCCTAGCTCGGGAGACGGAAAAAGTGGAGGAAATGAGGTAGATTCTAGAGAGTCAAAAAAATCTGTAAATCCAGATCGACCATCGGGCAAGACACCGCCAAGGACATTCACAGCCAAGCTATTCTCAAGAAACCAAGAAAAGTCAACGGAGTCAGTCAGGGAGACCGCCCCCTCCCAACCCGTTACTGAGGGGAAAGTGGACTCAAGGACGGTGAAGTCCCTAGAACTTGAGAAAGGAATAGACTTAGAAAGTCCTTTGAAGTCAAGGGGAGTCAAGGAGCCAGACTCCAAGGAATTATCGACACAAAGCAGGAATATACCACAGCCGAGAAAAGCGATCGCTTCCAAGACGAGAGGGAAAGTACAGTCGGAAAATCAGCTAACCGCACCAGGGTTTTCCAACCAAGAATCAGAAACTAGTCTGCCCCTCTTGGAACAAGAAAACCCAAGAGCCTTAAAGGAAATAGAGGATGGGGTAAAATTATCATCCAGACGAGAAGACCAGTTGAGTCAGTTGGCACCAGAAACTGCGATCGCGCGAGTAGAAAAAGGGGGAGAAACGGGAAAAACAGAAACAGACAGACCTGTAAAATTAGAAGACAATCTAATCGGGAA includes:
- a CDS encoding phage tail protein, with the translated sequence MAQFSVNAERFDPYKNFKFRVKWDGNYVAGVSKVGALSRSTEVIEHRTGGDPSSSRLSPGQTKYEAITLERGVTHDPAFEQWANKVWNYGSGLGSEVSLKDFRKDIIIEVMNEAGQVAIAYKVYRCWVSEFQALPELDASGNEIAIQSIQLQNEGWERDYDVTEPTEPSFTEPA
- a CDS encoding phage baseplate protein → MTLLSFACPEKPRATLATMSIGQRDAYLLTLREITFGEQMNSWVNCPECSERLEFTMKTSQMRLVELREPEAEQYIINVGEWELHYRLPNSWDLAGIVGSKDDEKAARQLRQNCLVGASRWGQKWGYNDLPEDVIEKMVEAIAAADPQIEILLDLDCPACSHNWQVMLDIVWFIWKEISAKAQRILEEVHLLARFYGWREADILSMSTLRRQYYLSLVG